From a region of the Streptomyces sp. NBC_00193 genome:
- a CDS encoding DUF5997 family protein has translation MLDTLDPMTSHQTTQTMKPATAAKKLGVYLEATPAEFQEGVVSRTELTALQAEPPQWLQDLRANGPHPRPVVASKLGISIAGLARGGVTEALTTEQIEALKQEMPEWLAKERATQADVRKETVRIKQMQAEKAAKAAEKTGK, from the coding sequence ATGCTCGATACCCTTGACCCCATGACGTCGCACCAGACCACCCAGACCATGAAGCCCGCTACTGCGGCGAAGAAGCTGGGTGTGTACCTCGAGGCCACCCCCGCAGAGTTCCAGGAGGGTGTCGTCTCGCGCACCGAGCTGACCGCCCTCCAGGCCGAGCCGCCCCAGTGGCTGCAGGACCTCCGGGCCAACGGCCCGCACCCCCGTCCGGTGGTCGCGTCGAAGCTCGGCATCTCGATCGCCGGTCTGGCGCGCGGCGGTGTCACCGAGGCGCTCACCACGGAGCAGATCGAGGCCCTGAAGCAGGAGATGCCGGAGTGGCTCGCGAAGGAGCGCGCCACCCAGGCCGACGTCCGCAAGGAGACCGTCCGCATCAAGCAGATGCAGGCGGAGAAGGCCGCGAAGGCCGCCGAGAAGACCGGGAAGTAG
- a CDS encoding pyridoxamine 5'-phosphate oxidase family protein, protein MGKLYDRIDGRLRTFIEEQPIFFTATAPLSGDGHINLSPKGRAGTLVVIDEQTLAYLDFGGSGAETIAHVRENGRITLMWCAFSGPPNIVRIHGDGEAVFRDDPRWDGLVELFGEADGPAARAVILVKARRIADVCGYAIPFMEYQGERTLHAEYFGRKTDEEFNAYCEKKEFIGVSVDGLPALPLPLPPRTV, encoded by the coding sequence ATGGGAAAGCTCTACGATCGCATTGACGGCAGGCTCCGCACCTTCATCGAAGAACAGCCGATCTTCTTCACCGCCACCGCCCCGTTGTCCGGCGACGGCCACATCAACCTCTCCCCCAAGGGCCGCGCCGGCACGCTCGTCGTCATCGACGAACAGACCCTCGCCTACCTGGACTTCGGCGGCAGCGGCGCCGAGACCATCGCGCACGTCCGCGAGAACGGCCGCATCACGCTGATGTGGTGCGCGTTCAGCGGGCCGCCGAACATCGTGCGCATCCACGGCGACGGCGAGGCCGTCTTCCGCGACGACCCGCGCTGGGACGGGCTCGTCGAGCTGTTCGGTGAGGCCGACGGGCCCGCGGCGCGCGCGGTCATCCTCGTCAAGGCCCGCCGGATCGCGGACGTGTGCGGGTACGCCATCCCCTTCATGGAGTACCAGGGCGAGCGCACGCTCCACGCGGAGTACTTCGGCCGCAAGACGGACGAGGAGTTCAATGCCTACTGCGAGAAGAAGGAGTTCATCGGAGTGAGCGTCGACGGCCTGCCTGCGCTGCCGCTGCCCCTTCCGCCCCGTACCGTCTGA
- the argB gene encoding acetylglutamate kinase, with protein MSTARRHTALPKAEILIEALPWLTRHNGKVVVIKFGGNAMIDEDLKAAFAQDVVFLRQAGLKPVVVHGGGPQINAQLDKQGLVSEFKAGLRVTTPEAMDVVRMVLAGQVQRELVGLLNQHGPLAVGMTGEDAHTITATKHLPEIDGESVDIGRVGEITAIDTGAIEALLADGRIPVISSIARSADDHHVYNVNADTAAAALAAALGAETLMVLTDVEGLYADWPNSDEVISRLTVSQLEKLLPELSSGMVPKMEGCLHAVRNGVTTARVIDGRVQHSILLEIFTDEGIGTMVVPDAQAVDTQGGDPA; from the coding sequence ATGAGCACTGCACGCAGGCACACCGCGCTGCCCAAGGCCGAGATCCTCATCGAGGCCCTGCCCTGGCTGACCCGGCACAACGGCAAGGTCGTCGTCATCAAGTTCGGCGGCAACGCCATGATCGACGAGGACCTGAAGGCCGCCTTCGCCCAGGACGTCGTCTTCCTGCGCCAGGCCGGTCTCAAGCCGGTCGTCGTCCACGGCGGCGGCCCGCAGATCAACGCCCAGCTCGACAAGCAGGGCCTGGTCAGCGAGTTCAAGGCGGGTCTGCGCGTCACCACGCCCGAGGCGATGGACGTCGTACGGATGGTCCTGGCCGGGCAGGTCCAGCGCGAGCTGGTCGGGCTGCTCAACCAGCACGGGCCGCTGGCCGTCGGCATGACCGGCGAGGACGCGCACACCATCACCGCCACCAAGCACCTGCCCGAGATCGACGGCGAGAGCGTCGACATCGGGCGGGTCGGCGAGATCACCGCCATCGACACCGGCGCGATCGAAGCGCTGCTGGCGGACGGCCGGATCCCGGTCATCTCCTCCATCGCGCGCAGCGCCGACGACCACCACGTGTACAACGTGAACGCGGACACGGCCGCCGCGGCGCTCGCCGCCGCGCTCGGCGCCGAGACGCTGATGGTCCTCACCGACGTGGAGGGGCTCTACGCGGACTGGCCCAACAGCGACGAGGTCATCAGCAGGCTCACCGTCAGCCAGCTGGAGAAGCTGCTGCCCGAGCTGTCCAGCGGCATGGTCCCGAAGATGGAGGGCTGTCTGCACGCCGTCCGCAACGGGGTCACCACCGCCAGGGTGATCGACGGGCGGGTCCAGCACTCGATCCTGCTGGAGATCTTCACGGACGAGGGAATCGGCACGATGGTCGTGCCCGATGCACAGGCAGTCGACACCCAGGGAGGGGACCCCGCATGA
- a CDS encoding carbohydrate-binding module family 14 protein: MLRIGKGPAGKGWAASFAALAAGAVLALGVGAAPVSAAEGSCAGGATGRLPRLQDQRFYVQCAGGVATVVPCPTGQVYAPGTQLCEAPELVRPAVATLTTAGPAKLNGLLFGVKNLSTTVRIADAPAGLDGVPVTFTTVGGRTLCTAVTDQFGAARCDTPARLTIPLDELLRGYRATYAGTGGIYLPSSATAPIALL; the protein is encoded by the coding sequence GTGTTACGTATCGGCAAGGGTCCGGCCGGCAAGGGATGGGCCGCCTCGTTCGCCGCGCTGGCCGCCGGGGCGGTCCTCGCGCTGGGAGTGGGGGCCGCACCCGTGAGCGCCGCCGAGGGCTCGTGCGCCGGCGGCGCCACCGGGCGGCTGCCGCGACTGCAGGACCAGCGGTTCTACGTCCAGTGCGCGGGCGGGGTCGCCACGGTCGTGCCCTGCCCCACCGGGCAGGTCTACGCTCCCGGCACCCAGCTCTGCGAGGCGCCGGAGCTGGTGCGGCCCGCCGTGGCCACGCTCACCACGGCCGGCCCGGCGAAGCTGAACGGGCTGCTCTTCGGGGTCAAGAACCTCAGCACCACCGTGCGGATCGCGGACGCCCCGGCCGGGCTGGACGGCGTACCGGTCACCTTCACCACCGTCGGCGGCCGGACCCTGTGCACCGCGGTCACCGACCAGTTCGGAGCCGCCCGCTGCGACACCCCGGCCCGGCTGACGATCCCGCTGGACGAACTCCTGCGCGGCTACCGGGCCACCTACGCGGGCACCGGAGGGATCTACCTCCCCTCCTCCGCCACCGCCCCCATCGCGCTCCTCTAG
- a CDS encoding acetylornithine transaminase, which translates to MTGNQATGNQRFAARWQDALTNNYGTPALALVRGEGAQVWDADGKQYTDFVGGIAVNALGHAHPAVVTAVTEQISTLGHVSNLYASEPVLALGERLLQLFGRPGKIFFCNSGAEAVEAAFKIGRLTGRTRMVATDGGFHGRTMGALALTGQPKKQAPFLPLPGDVTHVPYGDVEALRAAVTEETALVIIEPIQGENGVVVPPAGYLTAAREITRATGTLLVLDEVQTGIGRCGQWFEHQAHEGVEPDIVTLAKGLGGGLPIGAVAAFGPVADLLQPGQHGTTFGGNPVACAAGLAVIDTIAADGLLDQVKERGERLRGGIEGFAHPLVSHVRGAGLLLGIVLTEPLAAQVQRAAQDAGFLVNAPAPDVVRLMPPYVLSEAEVDAFLRDLPGVLDAAKSAAGVDG; encoded by the coding sequence ATGACCGGCAACCAGGCCACCGGCAACCAGCGCTTCGCCGCCCGCTGGCAGGACGCGCTGACCAACAACTACGGCACCCCCGCGCTGGCGCTCGTACGCGGCGAAGGAGCGCAGGTCTGGGACGCGGACGGCAAGCAGTACACCGACTTCGTCGGCGGTATCGCGGTCAACGCCCTCGGTCACGCGCACCCGGCCGTCGTCACCGCCGTGACCGAGCAGATCTCCACCCTGGGCCACGTGTCCAACCTCTACGCCTCCGAGCCGGTCCTCGCGCTCGGCGAGCGGCTGCTCCAGCTCTTCGGCCGCCCCGGCAAGATTTTCTTCTGCAACTCCGGTGCCGAGGCCGTCGAGGCCGCCTTCAAGATCGGCCGGCTGACCGGGCGGACCCGCATGGTCGCCACCGACGGCGGCTTCCACGGCCGCACCATGGGCGCCCTGGCGCTCACCGGACAGCCGAAGAAGCAGGCCCCGTTCCTGCCGCTCCCCGGAGACGTCACGCACGTCCCGTACGGCGACGTGGAGGCCCTGCGGGCCGCCGTCACCGAAGAGACGGCGCTCGTGATCATCGAGCCGATCCAGGGCGAGAACGGCGTGGTCGTCCCGCCGGCCGGGTACCTGACGGCCGCCCGTGAGATCACCCGGGCCACCGGCACCCTGCTCGTCCTCGACGAGGTGCAGACCGGCATCGGGCGCTGCGGCCAGTGGTTCGAGCACCAGGCCCACGAGGGCGTCGAGCCCGACATCGTCACACTCGCCAAGGGTCTCGGCGGCGGTCTGCCGATCGGCGCGGTCGCCGCTTTCGGACCCGTGGCCGACCTGCTCCAGCCCGGCCAGCACGGCACCACCTTCGGCGGCAACCCGGTCGCGTGCGCCGCCGGCCTCGCCGTGATCGACACCATCGCCGCCGACGGGCTCCTCGACCAGGTCAAGGAGCGCGGCGAGCGCCTGCGGGGCGGAATCGAAGGATTCGCACACCCGCTCGTCTCGCACGTCCGCGGCGCAGGCCTCCTGCTGGGTATCGTGCTGACCGAGCCGCTCGCAGCGCAGGTCCAGCGCGCGGCTCAGGACGCCGGCTTCCTGGTCAACGCGCCCGCCCCCGACGTCGTACGGCTCATGCCCCCGTACGTGCTCTCCGAGGCCGAGGTGGACGCGTTCCTGCGGGACCTGCCCGGCGTGCTCGACGCAGCGAAGTCCGCCGCAGGCGTGGACGGATGA
- a CDS encoding L,D-transpeptidase: MRTALLTASLIVTSLLGQGRPDSGAPPLPARLADTGGGSQLITAVAPAPGSTTGRLTWWDRWEGRWHAVGSAPARFGANGLTEGATRTQGTNTTPAGLYALPYAFGIAHAPAGTAYRYRRVAPDSWWCQDNASESYNRWVEPLPADCAPGEAEHLTTYTTQYAHALVIAFNYERPVRGRGAGIFLHVNGKGATAGCVSVPEYAMRAVLRWADPHRQPHIAIGTESGPLDVTRY; this comes from the coding sequence CTGCGTACCGCGCTCCTCACCGCCTCACTGATCGTCACCAGCCTGCTGGGACAGGGCCGCCCCGACAGTGGCGCGCCGCCGCTGCCCGCCCGGCTCGCCGACACCGGCGGCGGCAGCCAGTTGATCACCGCCGTGGCTCCGGCCCCCGGCTCCACGACCGGGCGCCTGACCTGGTGGGACCGGTGGGAGGGGCGCTGGCACGCGGTGGGGAGCGCGCCCGCCCGCTTCGGCGCGAACGGGCTGACCGAGGGCGCGACCCGGACCCAGGGCACGAACACCACCCCGGCCGGCCTGTACGCGCTGCCCTACGCCTTCGGCATCGCGCACGCCCCGGCCGGTACGGCGTACCGCTACCGGCGGGTGGCCCCCGACTCCTGGTGGTGCCAGGACAATGCCTCGGAGAGCTACAACCGCTGGGTGGAGCCGCTGCCCGCGGACTGCGCGCCCGGCGAGGCGGAGCACCTGACCACGTACACGACGCAGTACGCGCACGCGCTGGTCATCGCCTTCAACTACGAGCGCCCGGTACGGGGCCGGGGCGCGGGCATCTTCCTGCACGTGAACGGCAAGGGTGCGACGGCCGGCTGCGTCTCGGTCCCCGAGTACGCGATGCGCGCGGTGCTGCGCTGGGCGGACCCGCACAGGCAGCCGCACATCGCGATCGGCACGGAGTCCGGCCCTCTCGACGTCACCCGCTACTAG
- a CDS encoding arginine repressor, which yields MSQAQEHEPNGQSVPQTRTARHRRIVDILNRQPVRSQSQLAKLLADDGLSVTQATLSRDLDELGAVKIRNTGGELIYAVPSEGGFRTPQAPLGESAKEERMRRLSGELLISAEASANLVVLRTPPGAAQFLASAIDQAELQAILGTIAGDDTLMLISRDPAGGQALADHLLRLAQKEG from the coding sequence ATGAGCCAGGCGCAGGAACACGAGCCGAACGGGCAGTCCGTTCCGCAGACCCGCACCGCCCGCCACCGCCGGATCGTGGACATCCTCAACCGGCAGCCGGTCCGCTCCCAGAGCCAGCTGGCCAAGCTGCTCGCCGACGACGGGCTGAGCGTCACCCAGGCGACGCTCAGCCGCGACCTCGACGAGCTCGGCGCGGTGAAGATCCGCAACACCGGCGGCGAGCTGATCTACGCGGTCCCCAGCGAGGGCGGCTTCCGCACCCCGCAGGCGCCGCTCGGCGAGTCGGCGAAGGAGGAGCGCATGCGGCGCCTCTCCGGCGAACTGCTGATCTCGGCGGAGGCCTCCGCGAACCTCGTGGTCCTGCGCACCCCGCCGGGTGCGGCCCAGTTCCTCGCCTCCGCGATCGACCAGGCCGAACTCCAGGCCATCCTCGGCACGATCGCGGGCGACGACACCCTGATGCTGATCAGCCGCGACCCGGCGGGCGGCCAGGCCCTCGCCGACCACCTCCTGAGGCTGGCCCAGAAGGAGGGCTGA
- the argC gene encoding N-acetyl-gamma-glutamyl-phosphate reductase, with protein MVVRVAVAGASGYAGGEVLRLLLAHPEVEIGALTANSNAGQPLGALQPHLVPLAGRVLEATTPEVLSGHDVVFLALPHGQSAAVAAQLGEEVLVVDMGADHRLQDSADWDKFYGAPHAGTWPYGLPELPGARAALAGSKRIAVPGCYPTAVSLALFPAYAAQLAEPEAVIVAASGTSGAGKALKPNLLGSEVMGSMSPYGVGGGHRHTPEMVQNLSPVAGQRVSVSFTPTLAPMPRGILATCSAKALPGTTADAVRAAYEKAYADEPFVHLLPEGQWPATASVYGSNAVQIQVAYDEAAQRIIAISAIDNLTKGTAGGAVQSMNIALGLHESLGLSTIGVAP; from the coding sequence ATGGTGGTACGTGTAGCGGTGGCCGGTGCGAGCGGATACGCGGGCGGTGAGGTGCTGCGCCTGCTGCTGGCCCACCCCGAGGTCGAGATCGGCGCGCTGACCGCCAACTCCAACGCCGGGCAGCCGCTCGGTGCGCTCCAGCCGCACCTGGTGCCGCTGGCCGGACGCGTTCTGGAGGCGACCACGCCCGAGGTGCTCTCCGGTCATGATGTCGTCTTCCTGGCCCTGCCGCACGGGCAGTCCGCCGCCGTGGCCGCCCAGCTCGGCGAAGAGGTCCTCGTCGTCGACATGGGCGCCGACCACCGGCTCCAGGACTCCGCCGACTGGGACAAGTTCTACGGCGCCCCGCACGCCGGGACCTGGCCCTACGGCCTTCCCGAGCTGCCGGGCGCCCGCGCCGCCCTGGCCGGGTCCAAGCGCATCGCCGTCCCCGGCTGCTACCCGACCGCCGTCTCGCTCGCGCTGTTCCCGGCCTACGCCGCGCAGCTCGCCGAGCCCGAGGCCGTGATCGTCGCCGCCTCCGGCACCTCCGGCGCCGGCAAGGCGCTCAAGCCGAACCTGCTGGGCTCCGAGGTCATGGGCTCCATGAGCCCGTACGGGGTCGGCGGCGGCCACCGCCACACGCCCGAGATGGTGCAGAACCTCAGCCCCGTGGCCGGCCAGCGGGTGTCCGTCTCCTTCACGCCCACGCTGGCGCCGATGCCCCGCGGCATCCTGGCCACCTGCTCCGCCAAGGCGCTGCCGGGCACCACGGCCGACGCGGTCCGCGCCGCGTACGAGAAGGCGTACGCGGACGAGCCCTTCGTGCACCTGCTGCCCGAGGGCCAGTGGCCGGCGACGGCGTCCGTCTACGGTTCCAACGCCGTTCAGATCCAGGTCGCGTACGACGAGGCCGCGCAGCGGATCATCGCGATCAGCGCCATCGACAACCTGACCAAGGGCACCGCCGGCGGCGCGGTCCAGAGCATGAACATCGCCCTGGGGCTCCACGAGAGCCTGGGTCTTTCCACGATCGGAGTCGCACCGTGA
- a CDS encoding DUF6215 domain-containing protein translates to MSEDGLTITKGAAVRQGLAAVAVLGAMGMALWVGGESVNSSGEPTPVTCSHGEPEKTPAQTPVEAGHVSGAQLCEALHRPDLADLLGTPGEAVKNANGSGSTFKPVGSDEEIHTPSGKIEFETYTVNLRVADDGLKVATVAKLLGDGTLPLTVLGHPAAYYSDRTISISFNLADGSDASTGSGVPTRSLVVSRGTEDGGGTYELTLWRSDGGMPDDAVVLRVAETVLPTVPGWAAAG, encoded by the coding sequence ATGAGCGAAGACGGGCTGACGATCACCAAGGGCGCCGCGGTACGCCAGGGCCTCGCGGCCGTGGCGGTGCTCGGGGCCATGGGAATGGCCCTCTGGGTGGGCGGGGAATCGGTGAATTCGAGCGGGGAGCCGACGCCCGTCACCTGCTCGCACGGGGAGCCCGAGAAGACGCCCGCGCAGACCCCGGTCGAGGCGGGGCACGTCTCCGGGGCCCAGCTGTGCGAGGCGCTGCACCGTCCCGATCTCGCGGACCTGCTGGGCACTCCGGGGGAGGCCGTGAAGAACGCGAACGGCAGTGGCAGCACCTTCAAGCCCGTCGGCAGCGACGAGGAGATCCACACCCCCTCGGGCAAGATCGAGTTCGAGACCTACACCGTGAACCTGAGGGTCGCGGACGACGGGCTGAAGGTCGCCACCGTGGCCAAGCTCCTCGGAGACGGCACGCTGCCGCTGACCGTCCTGGGGCACCCGGCCGCCTACTACTCGGACCGCACCATCAGCATCAGCTTCAACCTGGCGGACGGGAGCGATGCCAGCACCGGATCCGGTGTCCCGACCCGTTCCCTCGTGGTGTCCCGGGGTACGGAGGACGGCGGCGGCACCTACGAGCTGACCCTGTGGCGCTCCGACGGCGGGATGCCCGACGACGCGGTCGTGCTGCGCGTCGCCGAGACGGTGCTGCCGACGGTCCCGGGGTGGGCCGCCGCGGGGTGA
- a CDS encoding VOC family protein yields the protein MTIKLSQCFIAVDDHDKALAFYRDALGMEVRNDVAFEGMRWVTVGSPEQPDVEIVLEPPLADPGASPADRQAMAEMLAKGVLRGVIFATDDVDATFERIRATGAEVLQEPVDQPYGVRDCAFRDPSGNMLRFNQPRSS from the coding sequence ATGACCATCAAGCTCTCGCAGTGCTTCATCGCCGTCGACGACCACGACAAGGCGCTCGCCTTCTACCGTGACGCCCTCGGCATGGAAGTGCGCAACGACGTCGCCTTCGAGGGGATGCGCTGGGTGACCGTCGGCTCGCCCGAGCAGCCCGACGTGGAGATCGTGCTCGAACCGCCGCTCGCCGACCCCGGCGCCTCGCCGGCCGACCGGCAGGCGATGGCGGAAATGCTGGCCAAGGGCGTGCTCCGCGGGGTGATCTTCGCGACGGACGACGTGGACGCGACGTTCGAGCGCATTCGGGCCACCGGCGCCGAGGTGCTCCAGGAGCCCGTCGACCAGCCGTACGGGGTCCGCGACTGCGCCTTCCGCGATCCGTCCGGCAACATGCTCCGCTTCAACCAGCCCCGCAGCAGCTGA
- the argJ gene encoding bifunctional glutamate N-acetyltransferase/amino-acid acetyltransferase ArgJ yields the protein MTVTAAQGFTAAGIAAGIKANGNPDLALVVNNGPRLAAAGVFTSNRVKAAPVHWSEQVLRGATVSAVVLNSGGANACTGPKGFQDTHATAEKVAEVLNGHGPGGQVNAGEVAVASTGLIGVLLPMDKLLPGIETAAAALSADGGEAAAIAIKTTDTVHKTATVSQDGWTVGGMAKGAGMLAPGLATMLVVLTTDADLDSATLDKALRAATRTTFDRVDSDGCMSTNDTVLLLASGASGQVPAYEAFAEAVRTVCDDLARQLIGDAEGASKDIRIEVIGAATEEDAVEVGRSIARNNLLKCAIHGEDPNWGRVLSAIGTTKAAFDPDRLNVAINDVWVCKNGSVGEDRDLVSMKGREVRITADLSTGAQSAVIWANDLTAEYVHENSAYSS from the coding sequence GTGACGGTCACGGCAGCACAGGGGTTCACCGCGGCGGGCATCGCCGCCGGAATCAAGGCGAACGGCAATCCCGACCTGGCCCTCGTGGTCAACAACGGGCCGCGCCTGGCCGCGGCCGGCGTCTTCACCTCCAACCGGGTCAAGGCCGCGCCCGTCCACTGGTCCGAGCAGGTCCTGCGGGGCGCCACCGTCAGTGCGGTGGTCCTCAACTCCGGCGGCGCCAACGCGTGCACCGGCCCCAAGGGCTTCCAGGACACCCACGCCACCGCCGAGAAGGTCGCCGAGGTCCTGAACGGGCACGGACCGGGCGGTCAGGTCAACGCCGGCGAGGTCGCCGTCGCGTCCACCGGCCTGATCGGCGTCCTGCTCCCCATGGACAAGCTGCTGCCCGGCATCGAGACCGCGGCCGCCGCGCTCTCCGCCGACGGCGGCGAGGCCGCGGCCATCGCCATCAAGACCACCGACACCGTGCACAAGACGGCCACGGTGAGCCAGGACGGCTGGACCGTCGGCGGCATGGCCAAGGGCGCCGGCATGCTCGCCCCGGGCCTGGCCACCATGCTCGTCGTCCTCACCACCGACGCGGACCTGGACAGCGCCACCCTCGACAAGGCGCTGCGCGCCGCGACCCGCACCACCTTCGACCGGGTCGACTCCGACGGCTGCATGTCCACCAACGACACGGTGCTGCTGCTCGCCTCCGGCGCGTCCGGCCAGGTGCCGGCGTACGAGGCGTTCGCGGAGGCCGTGCGCACGGTCTGCGACGACCTGGCCCGCCAGCTGATCGGCGACGCCGAGGGCGCCAGCAAGGACATCCGCATCGAGGTCATCGGCGCGGCCACCGAGGAGGACGCGGTCGAGGTCGGCCGGTCCATCGCCCGGAACAACCTGCTCAAGTGCGCCATCCACGGCGAGGACCCGAACTGGGGCCGCGTCCTGTCCGCGATCGGCACCACCAAGGCCGCCTTCGACCCGGACCGGCTGAACGTCGCCATCAACGACGTCTGGGTCTGCAAGAACGGCTCGGTCGGCGAGGACCGCGACCTGGTGAGCATGAAGGGCCGCGAGGTCCGCATCACCGCGGACCTGTCCACCGGTGCGCAGTCCGCGGTCATCTGGGCCAACGACCTGACCGCCGAGTACGTCCACGAGAACAGCGCGTACTCCTCATGA
- a CDS encoding LysR family substrate-binding domain-containing protein, which yields MTDSRTPPSFQLAYVPGVTPTKWVRIWKERLPDVPLTLVQVAPAEAPALLRGGGADAGFVRLPIDRTDLSAIPLYTETTVVVIPKDHLMAATEELSIADLADDIVLHPLDDTLEWEQLPGKAALQRPETTADAIELVAAGIGVLVVPQSLARLHHRKDLTYRTLLDAPESRVALSWPEADETPDLVEEFIGIVRGRTVNSSRGRGRTQPEPEQKKAKPARKPAPRTGGKPAAKNPRSGAPKGGKATAKSTGKRGKPRGR from the coding sequence GTGACAGACTCCCGGACACCCCCCTCGTTCCAGCTCGCATACGTCCCCGGGGTGACTCCCACGAAGTGGGTCCGGATCTGGAAGGAGCGTCTGCCCGACGTTCCGCTGACCCTCGTCCAGGTCGCTCCGGCCGAAGCCCCCGCCCTGCTGCGCGGCGGCGGCGCCGACGCCGGGTTCGTCCGGCTGCCGATCGACCGTACGGACCTCAGCGCGATCCCGCTCTACACCGAGACCACGGTCGTCGTGATCCCGAAGGACCACCTCATGGCCGCGACCGAGGAGCTCTCGATCGCGGACCTGGCCGACGACATCGTGCTCCACCCGCTGGACGACACCCTCGAATGGGAGCAGCTGCCGGGCAAGGCCGCGCTCCAGCGCCCGGAGACCACGGCCGATGCGATCGAGCTGGTGGCCGCGGGCATCGGGGTGCTGGTCGTGCCCCAGTCGCTCGCGCGGCTGCACCACCGCAAGGACCTCACCTACCGCACCCTGCTGGACGCTCCCGAGTCGCGCGTCGCGCTGTCGTGGCCCGAGGCGGACGAGACTCCGGACCTGGTCGAGGAGTTCATCGGGATCGTGCGCGGGCGGACCGTCAACAGCTCGCGCGGACGCGGCCGCACCCAGCCCGAGCCCGAGCAGAAGAAGGCGAAGCCGGCGCGGAAGCCCGCTCCCCGCACGGGAGGCAAGCCGGCCGCCAAGAACCCGCGGTCCGGGGCCCCCAAGGGCGGCAAGGCCACGGCCAAGTCCACCGGCAAGCGCGGAAAGCCCCGGGGCCGCTAG
- a CDS encoding helix-turn-helix domain-containing protein: MTIEDLVRLRRARDVMDRDYAEPLDVPALASVALMSPGHFSRSFRAAFGETPYSYLMTRRVERAKALLRRGDLSVTEVCFAVGCTSLGSFSSRFTELVGETPSAYRARRHEAGAAIPACVAKVFTRPVRNSAGNRGAGSAAAS; the protein is encoded by the coding sequence GTGACGATCGAGGACCTGGTGCGGCTGCGGCGGGCCCGGGACGTGATGGACCGCGACTACGCCGAGCCGCTGGACGTACCGGCGCTGGCGTCCGTCGCCCTCATGTCGCCCGGGCACTTCTCCCGCAGCTTCCGGGCGGCCTTCGGGGAGACCCCGTACAGCTACCTGATGACCCGCCGCGTCGAGCGGGCCAAGGCGCTGCTGCGCCGGGGCGACCTGAGCGTGACCGAGGTCTGCTTCGCGGTCGGATGCACCTCGCTGGGGTCGTTCAGCTCGCGCTTCACGGAGCTGGTCGGCGAGACCCCCAGCGCCTACCGGGCCCGTCGGCACGAGGCCGGCGCCGCCATCCCGGCGTGCGTCGCCAAGGTCTTCACCCGGCCCGTACGGAACTCCGCGGGCAACAGGGGAGCGGGATCCGCGGCCGCGTCGTAG